The following coding sequences are from one Tolumonas lignilytica window:
- the nifT gene encoding putative nitrogen fixation protein NifT, producing MPNIMFRQHDDGLYCYIAKRDLEAKVAKLEFEADDNWGGRVDLDNGEAYFLAPQEKPSLPITLRLKRAGEDD from the coding sequence ATGCCTAACATAATGTTCCGTCAGCACGATGATGGTCTGTATTGCTACATCGCCAAGCGCGATCTGGAAGCGAAGGTTGCAAAGCTTGAATTCGAAGCGGATGACAACTGGGGCGGACGTGTCGATCTGGATAACGGTGAAGCCTATTTTCTGGCTCCGCAGGAAAAACCTTCATTGCCCATCACGCTGCGTCTGAAACGCGCGGGTGAAGACGATTAA
- a CDS encoding NifB/NifX family molybdenum-iron cluster-binding protein, with product MKTLLESQVYWRLIALAQAVPEVEQGILFDWISGALNGPLTTAQLEKLTVEALKSSAPSELSGFSQARWQVLLECLQGELPVHLDPKPAVAEPDALRVAFSSNDGLHVNGHFGNCHLFFIYQVTEAGSQLIDIRHFVADETQEDNETRARLLQNCHLLFCEAIGGPAAARIIRHGIHPVKIKKDNRISTQLDALQELMQGQLPPWLAKALGRKDDLGKRFNDELSELE from the coding sequence ATGAAAACTCTGCTAGAAAGTCAGGTTTACTGGCGTCTTATCGCGTTGGCACAGGCAGTACCGGAGGTAGAACAGGGCATTCTGTTTGACTGGATCAGCGGCGCGCTGAACGGTCCGCTGACGACAGCCCAGTTAGAAAAACTCACGGTTGAAGCATTGAAATCTTCCGCTCCGTCTGAATTGTCGGGATTTAGTCAGGCGCGCTGGCAGGTGTTGCTGGAATGTCTGCAGGGCGAGTTGCCTGTGCATCTCGATCCGAAACCGGCCGTCGCCGAACCGGATGCCTTGCGGGTGGCCTTTTCTTCCAATGATGGTCTGCATGTGAATGGTCATTTTGGCAATTGTCATCTGTTTTTCATCTATCAGGTGACCGAGGCGGGTTCGCAACTGATCGACATCCGCCACTTTGTCGCTGATGAGACACAGGAAGATAACGAAACCCGTGCCCGTCTGTTGCAAAACTGCCATCTGCTGTTCTGTGAGGCGATTGGCGGGCCAGCGGCGGCACGCATCATTCGCCACGGCATCCACCCGGTCAAAATCAAGAAAGACAACCGGATCAGCACCCAGTTGGATGCTCTGCAAGAGCTGATGCAAGGGCAACTGCCGCCTTGGTTGGCGAAAGCATTGGGTCGCAAAGACGATCTGGGTAAACGTTTTAACGACGAGTTGTCTGAACTGGAGTAA
- the nifE gene encoding nitrogenase iron-molybdenum cofactor biosynthesis protein NifE, whose product MKGNEIAALMDEPACGHNSKAKSGCSAPKPGATAGGCAFDGAQITLLPIADVAHLVHGPIGCTGSSWDNRGARSSGPSLYRLGFTTDLNEQDVIMGRGERRLYHSVKHIVEKYHPAAVFVYNTCVPAMEGDDIIAICKAAESKVGVPVIPVDAAGFYGSKNLGNRIAGEVMVDRVVGTAEPAPWPAECAIPAERGHDIALIGEFNIAGEFWNVQPLFDELGVRILCTLAGDARFHEVQTIHRAELNMLVCSRALINVARKLETKYGTPWFEGSFYGVTDTSKSLLTVAEMLGDADLIARTKDLIARKEAETEAQLAPFRARLKGKRVLLYTGGVKSWSVVAALQDLGMEVVASGTRKSTEEDKARIRELMGDNALMLEDGNARNLLDVAYQYRADLMIAGGRNMFTAYKARLPFLDINQEREHAYAGYEGMVELARQICRSLESPIWAQVKQRAPWQ is encoded by the coding sequence ATGAAAGGCAACGAAATAGCGGCATTGATGGATGAGCCCGCCTGTGGCCATAACAGTAAAGCCAAATCGGGTTGTAGTGCGCCGAAGCCAGGCGCAACGGCAGGTGGCTGCGCCTTTGATGGTGCGCAAATCACGTTGTTACCGATCGCTGACGTTGCACATCTGGTGCATGGCCCGATCGGTTGCACTGGCAGTTCGTGGGATAACCGGGGCGCCCGCAGTTCCGGCCCGTCACTTTACCGGTTAGGGTTTACCACTGATTTAAATGAACAGGATGTGATCATGGGGCGCGGTGAACGCCGTCTCTATCACTCCGTCAAACATATCGTTGAGAAATACCATCCAGCGGCGGTATTTGTTTACAACACCTGCGTACCAGCGATGGAAGGGGATGACATCATCGCCATCTGCAAGGCAGCAGAAAGCAAGGTGGGTGTGCCGGTGATCCCGGTCGATGCCGCCGGTTTCTATGGCAGCAAGAATTTAGGTAACCGTATCGCTGGTGAGGTGATGGTCGATCGCGTCGTGGGTACCGCCGAACCGGCACCGTGGCCGGCGGAGTGTGCGATCCCCGCCGAACGTGGTCACGATATCGCCCTGATCGGCGAATTCAACATTGCCGGTGAATTCTGGAACGTGCAGCCGCTGTTTGATGAACTCGGCGTGCGCATTCTCTGTACGCTGGCCGGTGATGCCCGTTTTCATGAAGTACAGACCATTCACCGCGCGGAACTCAACATGCTGGTCTGCTCCCGTGCACTGATCAATGTGGCGCGCAAACTGGAAACCAAATACGGCACGCCGTGGTTTGAGGGCAGTTTTTACGGCGTCACCGATACCTCCAAATCTTTACTGACCGTCGCCGAGATGTTGGGCGATGCCGATCTGATCGCCCGCACCAAGGATCTCATTGCCCGCAAAGAGGCCGAAACCGAAGCGCAGCTCGCACCGTTCCGGGCCCGTCTGAAAGGCAAGCGCGTGCTGCTGTATACCGGAGGGGTGAAATCCTGGTCAGTGGTAGCGGCCCTGCAGGATCTCGGCATGGAAGTGGTGGCCAGCGGTACCCGCAAATCGACTGAAGAAGACAAGGCCCGTATTCGTGAGTTGATGGGTGACAACGCCCTGATGCTGGAAGACGGCAACGCCCGCAATCTGTTGGATGTGGCCTATCAATACCGCGCGGATCTGATGATTGCCGGTGGCCGCAATATGTTTACTGCTTACAAGGCCCGACTGCCGTTTCTGGATATTAATCAGGAACGTGAACATGCGTATGCCGGCTATGAAGGCATGGTTGAGCTGGCACGTCAGATTTGCCGCTCGCTGGAAAGCCCGATCTGGGCGCAAGTCAAGCAACGCGCGCCTTGGCAATAA
- the nifN gene encoding nitrogenase iron-molybdenum cofactor biosynthesis protein NifN, with product MAQVIKTHKPLATQPIKSGQPLGAILASLGIERCIPLIHGAQGCSAFAKIFFIQHFNEPIPLQSTAMDPITTVMGSDDNIIQALAHLCEKSNPRLIVLLSSGLSEAQGSDMNRALKEFRKQYPKFERNEIVTVNTPDFYGSLENGYSALVESLITQLVPEQKLRSIRKKRINLLLSHMLTPGDIELIRQYVEAFGLQPILVPDLSRSMDGHLVKQDYLSVSQGGADVNMLRQLGQSSLTLVVGPSMQRAGQLLSTRSGVESVYFPHLMTLAEVDRFIHTLQQLSDRQVPEWIERQRGQVTDTMIDTHTWVNDTRIAIGAEADLLVAWMAFAESVGMNAVSVVAPVNQPCLAALPVEKVLIGDLEDLQQQVEEKGCDLLLANSHGAVMAETLHLPLMRIGFPIFDRFGEFRRVRQGYAGIRDNLFEIANYQQQACHGRPVYHSPLKQPFAQSALHTEEEVA from the coding sequence ATGGCTCAAGTTATCAAAACACACAAACCGCTAGCCACCCAACCGATCAAAAGCGGGCAACCGCTCGGTGCGATTCTGGCAAGCCTCGGTATTGAACGCTGCATTCCGCTGATCCACGGTGCTCAGGGTTGCAGCGCCTTTGCCAAGATTTTCTTTATTCAGCATTTTAACGAGCCGATCCCGCTGCAATCGACCGCGATGGATCCGATCACCACTGTGATGGGCTCTGACGACAACATCATTCAGGCGCTGGCGCATCTGTGTGAAAAGAGTAATCCGCGACTGATCGTGCTGCTGAGTTCCGGGCTTTCAGAAGCACAGGGTTCCGACATGAACCGCGCGCTGAAAGAGTTCCGCAAACAATATCCAAAATTCGAGCGCAACGAGATCGTCACGGTCAATACCCCCGATTTCTATGGCTCGCTGGAAAATGGCTACAGTGCACTGGTGGAGAGCCTGATCACGCAACTGGTGCCGGAACAGAAGCTGCGCAGCATCCGCAAGAAACGCATCAATTTACTGCTCAGTCACATGCTGACACCGGGCGACATCGAATTGATCCGCCAATACGTGGAAGCCTTCGGCTTACAGCCGATCCTGGTGCCGGATCTTTCCCGCTCGATGGATGGGCATCTGGTGAAACAGGATTACCTTTCCGTCAGTCAGGGTGGTGCCGATGTCAACATGCTGCGCCAGCTCGGACAGAGCAGTCTGACCTTGGTGGTGGGACCTTCCATGCAGCGAGCCGGGCAATTGTTGAGTACCCGCAGCGGGGTGGAGAGTGTCTATTTTCCCCATCTGATGACGCTGGCCGAGGTCGATCGTTTTATTCACACCCTGCAACAGCTTTCCGACCGTCAGGTGCCGGAATGGATTGAACGCCAGCGCGGGCAGGTGACCGACACCATGATCGACACCCACACCTGGGTCAACGACACCCGTATTGCCATCGGTGCAGAAGCCGATTTGTTGGTGGCCTGGATGGCCTTTGCCGAATCGGTCGGGATGAATGCCGTCTCTGTGGTCGCGCCGGTCAATCAACCTTGTCTGGCCGCCCTGCCGGTTGAAAAAGTGCTGATTGGGGATTTGGAGGATCTGCAACAACAGGTGGAAGAAAAGGGCTGCGATCTGCTGCTGGCCAATTCGCATGGGGCGGTGATGGCAGAGACACTGCATCTGCCGCTGATGCGGATTGGTTTCCCGATCTTTGACCGCTTTGGTGAGTTTCGCCGGGTTCGTCAGGGGTACGCCGGTATCCGCGATAATCTGTTTGAAATTGCCAACTATCAGCAGCAAGCCTGTCATGGACGTCCGGTCTATCACTCACCACTGAAACAACCGTTTGCACAATCTGCATTGCATACCGAGGAGGAAGTGGCATGA
- a CDS encoding NifB/NifX family molybdenum-iron cluster-binding protein produces MNHLQRHLRVSDYHVPHLKVAFASSDMKTVDQHFGSCESLLVYGVEPDGYELLQVAEFQVVEGHLPAKVASRIEVIEGCFAVYCNAVGEAVFRQLMAAGIRAIRVEHGTSITSLIQSLQDQWPQRIPQKQRQTDLADSLADALEDAGWDE; encoded by the coding sequence ATGAACCATCTGCAACGACACCTGCGGGTCAGTGATTATCACGTTCCGCATTTAAAGGTGGCCTTCGCCAGTTCGGACATGAAAACCGTAGACCAACATTTCGGCTCTTGTGAAAGCCTGCTGGTGTACGGCGTTGAGCCGGATGGTTATGAATTGCTGCAAGTCGCGGAGTTTCAGGTGGTGGAAGGTCATCTGCCTGCCAAAGTCGCTAGCCGCATTGAGGTAATTGAAGGCTGCTTTGCCGTGTATTGCAATGCGGTTGGCGAGGCTGTTTTTCGTCAGTTAATGGCGGCGGGGATCCGTGCCATTCGCGTCGAGCATGGCACCAGCATCACTAGCCTGATCCAGTCGTTGCAGGATCAATGGCCACAACGCATTCCCCAAAAACAGCGGCAGACCGACTTGGCGGATAGTCTGGCCGATGCGTTGGAAGATGCGGGCTGGGACGAGTAA
- the fdxB gene encoding ferredoxin III, nif-specific, with protein sequence MSGFITGITRGGAAWTPEFVTAVDAHTCIGCGRCYKVCSRDVFNLVDKADLVDEDELDDDQDDVMMVMTVANADDCIGCGACSRVCPKNCHSHAAMSA encoded by the coding sequence ATGAGTGGATTTATTACCGGTATTACTCGTGGCGGTGCTGCCTGGACACCGGAATTCGTAACTGCAGTGGATGCCCATACCTGTATTGGTTGTGGTCGTTGCTACAAAGTCTGTTCCCGCGATGTGTTCAACCTTGTCGACAAAGCCGATCTGGTGGATGAAGACGAGCTGGATGATGATCAGGATGATGTGATGATGGTGATGACGGTGGCCAATGCCGATGACTGCATCGGTTGTGGTGCCTGTTCTCGGGTTTGCCCAAAAAACTGTCATTCCCATGCGGCCATGTCAGCCTGA
- a CDS encoding HDOD domain-containing protein — MAIQSTRGTDAWIERINVQEMPALCATVRMLEKMAKDDNMSLADLGKSILHDHGLTTRILRVANSVTYNRGNTPVTTISRAVVLLGFNALKQICITAKLVDSLLKSHDISQMVYERLLRLMAQSFHAAMLAKMMLADYDEDTREEAYIAALLHNIGESTFWSMGGPITEQLDDKLRKAQGNENDIVRDMLGTTFNKISAGLANSWNMGSLLQLSLKDPDRRTPELQAIAEANQFSALLQDPKATPAQIEQQMNAMAKTMKIEPRILRQRVRQCGEETIKLAYTYGALMLSPYLDASLAPFLTAEKTVQQPNEPDDLIQLKTLRELTTLAYEKADINLIMQKSLHGIYQGVGMDRVAILMLNREKTQLQARFAAALDQSPLKEIFIIELEGGLRSIFHHCLQTHETVWIKSHTDLHWSHLLPATTKSISCAKGFFLSPIVLDKQSIGLFYADRATSGRPLTSEDFFSFTHFVQQTNLCLTNIMH, encoded by the coding sequence ATGGCGATTCAATCAACTCGTGGTACCGATGCCTGGATCGAACGGATCAATGTGCAGGAAATGCCTGCGCTTTGCGCGACCGTGCGCATGCTGGAAAAAATGGCCAAAGATGACAATATGTCGCTGGCCGATCTGGGTAAATCGATCCTGCACGATCATGGGCTTACCACCCGCATTCTGCGGGTTGCCAACAGCGTGACCTATAATCGCGGCAACACCCCGGTCACCACCATCAGCCGGGCAGTCGTGCTGCTCGGGTTTAATGCGCTGAAACAGATTTGTATTACCGCCAAACTGGTCGACAGCCTGCTGAAAAGTCACGACATCTCGCAAATGGTGTATGAACGGCTGTTGCGCCTCATGGCGCAATCATTTCATGCCGCCATGCTGGCAAAAATGATGCTGGCCGATTATGACGAAGATACCCGTGAAGAGGCCTATATCGCGGCGTTACTGCATAACATCGGTGAGAGCACCTTCTGGAGTATGGGTGGCCCGATTACCGAACAGTTGGATGATAAACTCCGTAAGGCGCAGGGCAACGAAAACGACATCGTCCGGGACATGCTGGGCACCACATTTAATAAAATCAGTGCCGGTCTGGCCAACTCTTGGAATATGGGCAGTCTGCTGCAGCTGTCCTTAAAAGATCCGGACCGCCGTACACCGGAACTGCAGGCGATCGCGGAAGCCAATCAGTTCAGTGCCTTGTTGCAAGATCCTAAAGCCACTCCGGCGCAGATTGAACAGCAAATGAACGCCATGGCTAAAACAATGAAAATCGAGCCCCGAATCTTGCGACAGCGTGTTCGTCAATGCGGTGAGGAAACTATCAAACTGGCCTATACCTATGGCGCGTTGATGCTTTCGCCTTATCTGGATGCCAGTCTGGCCCCCTTCCTGACAGCAGAAAAGACCGTACAGCAGCCGAATGAACCGGATGATCTGATACAACTTAAAACGCTGCGCGAACTGACTACGCTGGCGTATGAAAAGGCCGATATCAATCTCATCATGCAGAAATCTCTGCATGGAATTTATCAGGGTGTCGGTATGGATCGGGTGGCGATCCTGATGCTGAATCGGGAAAAAACACAGTTGCAGGCCCGTTTCGCCGCCGCACTGGACCAAAGCCCGTTAAAAGAGATTTTTATCATTGAGCTGGAAGGCGGTTTGCGCTCGATCTTTCACCATTGTTTGCAGACACATGAAACCGTGTGGATCAAGAGTCATACCGATTTACATTGGTCGCACTTGCTCCCGGCAACCACCAAGAGCATCAGTTGCGCCAAAGGATTTTTCCTCTCGCCGATCGTGCTGGACAAGCAAAGCATCGGTCTGTTTTATGCCGATCGCGCCACCAGTGGTCGCCCGTTGACCAGTGAAGACTTTTTCAGCTTTACGCATTTTGTGCAGCAAACCAACCTCTGCCTGACCAACATCATGCACTGA
- a CDS encoding TIGR03862 family flavoprotein, with translation MATTATKQVVIIGGGPAGLIAAEQLSQHNIQVDLFDAMPSVGRKFLQAGKGGMNLTHSEPFEPFLNRYRQRQTEMRPLLQTFGADQLRAWAHQLGFDTFVGSSGRVFPTDMRAAPLLRTWLQRLREAGVRFHVRHRWMGWNEAQQLVFATPDGEISVQADAVLLALGGGSWSRLGSDGAWVPLLEEKGIAVAPLKAANCGFICAWSDDFRQRFAGTPVKTVIATLTDAQGATTQRQGEFVITERGIEGSLIYVFAAELREQLELNGSATLYLDLLPNKSVERIEQELRSRGSKSLSTQLKNKVGIDGVKAGLLRECLTKEIFSQEKLLAQAIKQLPLHLSQTTPMDEAISTAGGVCFSALNEHLMLQRFPGLFCAGEMLDWEAPTGGYLLTGCFASGYVASHGILEWLNAQE, from the coding sequence GTGGCGACAACAGCAACCAAACAGGTAGTGATCATCGGCGGAGGGCCAGCCGGCTTGATCGCGGCGGAACAACTCAGCCAGCATAATATCCAGGTCGATCTGTTTGATGCCATGCCCTCGGTCGGCCGCAAATTCCTGCAAGCCGGTAAAGGCGGCATGAATCTCACCCACTCCGAACCGTTTGAACCATTTCTTAACCGTTATCGCCAGCGACAAACAGAAATGCGCCCTTTGTTACAAACCTTCGGCGCAGACCAACTCCGCGCATGGGCACACCAGCTGGGCTTTGACACCTTTGTCGGCAGTTCCGGCCGGGTGTTCCCCACCGATATGCGCGCCGCACCGCTGTTACGCACCTGGCTGCAGCGTTTGCGTGAAGCGGGTGTTCGATTCCATGTCCGCCATCGCTGGATGGGCTGGAATGAAGCACAGCAGTTGGTGTTCGCCACCCCCGATGGTGAAATCAGCGTACAGGCCGATGCGGTGTTGCTGGCACTGGGCGGTGGCAGTTGGTCTCGTCTGGGTTCTGACGGTGCCTGGGTACCGTTATTGGAAGAAAAAGGCATTGCAGTGGCCCCCCTCAAAGCCGCCAACTGTGGCTTTATCTGTGCCTGGTCTGACGATTTTCGCCAGCGTTTTGCCGGCACCCCCGTCAAAACCGTCATTGCGACACTGACCGACGCGCAAGGGGCAACCACGCAACGCCAGGGGGAATTTGTCATCACCGAGCGCGGGATCGAAGGCAGCCTGATTTATGTGTTTGCCGCCGAACTGCGCGAACAGTTGGAACTGAATGGCAGCGCCACCCTGTATTTAGATTTATTGCCCAATAAAAGTGTTGAACGTATTGAACAGGAGTTGCGCTCACGCGGCTCGAAATCACTCTCGACCCAGTTGAAAAACAAAGTGGGCATTGATGGTGTAAAGGCCGGTTTGCTGCGGGAATGTCTTACCAAAGAAATCTTCAGTCAGGAAAAACTGCTGGCGCAAGCCATCAAGCAACTGCCGTTACATCTGTCACAGACCACCCCGATGGATGAAGCCATCAGCACCGCTGGCGGGGTTTGTTTTTCCGCGCTAAATGAACACTTAATGCTGCAACGTTTTCCCGGACTGTTTTGTGCCGGTGAAATGCTGGATTGGGAAGCACCCACCGGTGGCTATCTGCTGACTGGCTGTTTTGCCAGCGGTTATGTGGCCAGTCACGGCATCTTAGAGTGGCTTAACGCACAAGAGTAA
- a CDS encoding TRL-like family protein — MNKMIIGSLLATAFALTGCATSQPIGAIYTDINAPVTATSNAEASKTGTATCKSYLAMVAIGDCSIDAAKKNGNISRVSHVDQKSNNILGLIGTYTVTVKGE; from the coding sequence ATGAACAAGATGATCATCGGCAGCCTGCTTGCCACCGCATTCGCCCTGACAGGTTGTGCCACTTCTCAACCTATCGGTGCCATTTACACAGATATCAATGCCCCAGTGACCGCCACGTCAAATGCAGAAGCCAGTAAAACGGGTACTGCAACGTGTAAGAGCTATCTGGCCATGGTGGCAATTGGCGATTGTTCAATTGATGCCGCCAAGAAAAACGGCAACATCTCCCGTGTCAGCCATGTTGACCAGAAATCAAATAACATCCTCGGCTTGATCGGAACGTACACCGTCACCGTGAAAGGCGAATAA
- a CDS encoding HesB/IscA family protein has protein sequence MIQIEENAVMQLQRLQQQLVQECVGLRLIAKGDPCSGIKVEMGWTAAQQPDDVLFRQDGLVFLADRRQWPLLKDCQISLAERQGQPGFNIQPQPADCKCSHGSCSPAQSSQCSSGTSVN, from the coding sequence ATGATTCAAATCGAAGAAAACGCAGTGATGCAATTACAACGTCTGCAGCAACAGTTGGTGCAGGAGTGCGTCGGTTTGCGTCTGATTGCCAAAGGCGATCCCTGCTCGGGGATCAAGGTCGAAATGGGCTGGACTGCGGCCCAGCAGCCGGACGATGTGTTGTTCCGTCAGGATGGGTTGGTCTTTCTGGCCGATCGCCGTCAGTGGCCTCTATTAAAAGATTGTCAAATTTCACTGGCAGAACGTCAGGGGCAACCGGGCTTCAACATTCAGCCGCAACCGGCAGATTGCAAATGCAGTCATGGCAGTTGCAGCCCGGCCCAGTCAAGTCAATGTTCATCTGGCACCAGTGTGAATTAA
- the nifU gene encoding Fe-S cluster assembly protein NifU, translating into MWNYSEKVKDHFFNPRNAKVIADANAVGDVGSISCGDALRLMLQVNPENEIIEDAGFQTFGCGSAIASSSALTEMVIGKTLDDALKISNMDIADYLDGLPPEKMHCSVMGQEALQAAIANFRGEEWHDDHEEGALICKCFAVDEVKIIKAVKENGLTSIADVINYTKAGGGCGACHEKIEQALQKVLATQPCNEARIATTSLERSKVAPHVDLAKKDENWRTVAAVLEEMRPRLQADGGDVTLISVTESKVEVALSGSCLGCMMTDMTLSWIQQTLMEKMGRYMQVVSVTQAETTLV; encoded by the coding sequence ATGTGGAACTATTCAGAAAAAGTTAAGGATCACTTCTTCAATCCACGCAATGCCAAGGTCATTGCCGATGCGAACGCGGTGGGTGATGTCGGCTCGATCAGTTGCGGTGATGCACTGCGGTTGATGCTGCAGGTCAATCCGGAAAACGAGATTATCGAAGATGCCGGTTTCCAAACTTTCGGTTGTGGCAGCGCGATTGCTTCTTCTTCTGCCCTGACGGAAATGGTGATTGGCAAGACACTGGATGATGCGCTGAAGATCAGCAACATGGATATTGCGGATTACCTCGATGGTCTGCCACCGGAAAAAATGCACTGCTCAGTGATGGGACAGGAAGCCTTACAGGCGGCGATTGCCAACTTCCGCGGTGAGGAATGGCATGACGATCATGAAGAAGGCGCGTTGATCTGTAAATGCTTTGCGGTCGATGAAGTCAAAATCATCAAGGCCGTCAAAGAAAACGGTCTGACGTCGATTGCCGATGTCATCAACTACACCAAAGCGGGTGGCGGTTGCGGTGCCTGTCATGAAAAGATCGAACAGGCCTTACAGAAAGTGCTGGCTACTCAACCATGCAATGAAGCGCGTATCGCCACCACCAGTCTGGAGCGCAGCAAGGTAGCTCCGCATGTCGATCTGGCGAAGAAAGATGAAAACTGGCGCACCGTGGCTGCGGTGCTGGAAGAGATGCGTCCGCGCTTGCAGGCCGATGGTGGCGATGTCACGCTGATCAGCGTGACCGAATCGAAGGTGGAAGTTGCCCTTTCCGGCAGTTGCCTGGGCTGCATGATGACCGATATGACCTTGTCTTGGATCCAGCAGACCCTGATGGAAAAAATGGGCCGCTACATGCAGGTCGTTAGTGTTACTCAGGCTGAGACCACACTGGTTTAA
- the nifS gene encoding cysteine desulfurase NifS produces MKAIYLDNNATTRLDPMVLEAMMPFMTEHYGNPSSIHGFGEPVRKGIERAREQVAALLGAAHDSEIIFTSCATEANSTAILSAVEALPERTEIITTVVEHPAILEVCEHLERRGYTIHRLPVDGQGRLDLDHYQSLLSDKVALVTVMWANNETGTVFPVQTMATMAKEKGILFHTDGVQAVGKFPIHLASSDIDLLSFSGHKLHAPKGVGALYVKRGTRFRPLLRGGHQERGRRAGTENAAGIVGLGMACELAEVHMPMMSHLAELRDELQAGLLEKVPCSIVTGDVENRTPNTLNIAFEYIEGEAILLMLNQLGIAASSGSACTSGSLEPSHVMRAMNIPYTAAHGSVRFSLSRYTRQKEIDYVLEKLPPVIERLRSLSPYWMQNKPDLEKLGEFSPAYG; encoded by the coding sequence ATGAAAGCGATCTATCTGGATAACAACGCCACCACCCGTCTTGATCCGATGGTGCTGGAAGCCATGATGCCGTTTATGACCGAGCATTACGGTAACCCGTCTTCGATTCATGGTTTCGGCGAACCCGTGCGCAAAGGCATTGAACGGGCCCGCGAACAAGTGGCGGCCCTGTTGGGGGCGGCGCACGACAGCGAAATTATTTTTACCTCTTGCGCGACTGAGGCGAACAGCACGGCGATTCTTTCTGCCGTGGAGGCCTTGCCCGAGCGCACGGAGATCATCACGACCGTGGTAGAACATCCGGCCATTCTGGAGGTGTGTGAACACCTGGAGCGCCGTGGTTACACCATCCACCGTTTGCCCGTCGATGGTCAGGGTCGTCTGGATTTAGACCATTACCAGTCGCTGCTCAGTGACAAGGTGGCGCTAGTCACGGTGATGTGGGCCAACAACGAAACCGGCACCGTATTTCCGGTGCAGACAATGGCGACCATGGCTAAGGAAAAAGGCATTCTGTTTCACACCGACGGGGTGCAGGCGGTCGGCAAATTCCCGATCCATCTGGCGAGCAGCGACATTGATCTGCTCTCTTTCTCCGGTCACAAGTTGCATGCCCCGAAAGGTGTCGGTGCCCTGTATGTCAAACGCGGTACGCGATTCCGCCCACTGCTGCGCGGTGGTCATCAGGAACGCGGGCGCCGTGCCGGTACCGAAAATGCTGCCGGTATTGTCGGCCTCGGTATGGCCTGTGAGCTGGCTGAAGTGCATATGCCGATGATGTCGCATTTGGCAGAACTGCGGGATGAATTGCAGGCTGGCTTACTGGAAAAAGTTCCTTGTTCCATTGTGACCGGCGATGTGGAAAACCGCACGCCGAACACGCTGAACATCGCCTTTGAATATATCGAAGGGGAGGCGATCCTGCTGATGCTGAATCAACTCGGGATCGCGGCATCGAGCGGCAGTGCCTGTACCTCCGGCTCGCTGGAACCGTCACATGTGATGCGGGCGATGAACATTCCCTACACCGCGGCGCATGGCAGCGTGCGTTTCTCGCTGTCGCGTTATACCCGCCAGAAAGAGATCGATTATGTGCTGGAAAAACTGCCTCCGGTGATTGAACGCCTGCGTTCGCTGTCACCTTACTGGATGCAGAACAAACCCGATCTGGAAAAACTGGGTGAGTTTTCACCGGCGTATGGTTAA